In Granulicatella elegans, one genomic interval encodes:
- a CDS encoding ArsR/SmtB family transcription factor: MQFKQEQMEFVNQLLYPMLILKKDRDEERPLSSLEEQLEDIVEEMKQMSIPLEPYKDNIRYYYKDDVLSNFFMNVKNILHYRSFEAYAEDLEKIDEEEIKKQLMTNIVKQDEEEASVEDKVTELLGNQFAFLDFLKNLPIDDTLRWNYFTIMSQPKKFVEDFITLHQTLKPIFEKVYAEYLPILEKSYEEFETTVQEHPTILVEAFSGTKLIEEIDWKSDEISVIPTLLLSDFFFQDSEILILGAKSLEVIQHIIQTKLDKQQERINVFKNLGDKTRYQIFCEIAKGTKSVKGIAEQLGITSATVSYHINELLLSNLVVHGWNKKDCTQAIYTELITEVMNGLMEDSFMTNTLENEK, from the coding sequence ATGCAATTTAAACAAGAACAAATGGAGTTTGTTAATCAGCTCCTATATCCAATGTTAATATTGAAAAAGGATCGAGATGAAGAACGTCCTTTATCATCTTTAGAAGAGCAATTAGAAGATATAGTGGAAGAAATGAAACAGATGAGTATTCCTTTGGAACCGTATAAAGATAACATTCGTTATTACTATAAGGATGATGTTTTAAGCAATTTTTTTATGAATGTAAAAAATATCCTTCATTATCGTTCTTTTGAGGCGTATGCAGAAGATTTAGAAAAAATAGATGAGGAGGAAATTAAGAAACAATTAATGACCAATATTGTGAAGCAAGATGAAGAGGAAGCGAGTGTCGAAGATAAAGTTACAGAATTATTAGGGAATCAATTTGCATTTTTAGATTTCTTAAAAAATCTGCCGATTGACGATACTTTACGTTGGAATTACTTTACAATAATGTCGCAACCTAAAAAGTTTGTCGAAGATTTTATTACCTTGCATCAAACACTGAAGCCAATATTTGAAAAAGTGTATGCAGAATATTTACCAATTTTAGAAAAATCTTATGAGGAATTTGAAACTACTGTTCAAGAGCACCCAACAATTTTAGTAGAAGCATTTTCAGGGACAAAACTCATCGAGGAAATCGACTGGAAATCGGACGAAATTTCAGTGATTCCAACCTTATTATTATCGGATTTCTTTTTCCAAGATTCTGAAATTTTAATACTAGGGGCAAAATCATTAGAAGTGATTCAACATATAATCCAGACTAAATTGGATAAACAACAAGAACGGATTAATGTTTTCAAAAATTTAGGAGATAAAACAAGGTATCAAATTTTTTGCGAAATCGCAAAGGGTACAAAGAGTGTGAAAGGCATTGCGGAACAATTGGGCATTACTTCTGCTACGGTTTCGTACCATATTAATGAATTACTCTTATCAAATTTAGTCGTTCATGGTTGGAATAAGAAGGATTGTACGCAAGCAATTTATACAGAATTAATTACAGAAGTGATGAATGGATTAATGGAAGATAGTTTTATGACGAATACATTAGAGAATGAAAAATAA
- a CDS encoding transglycosylase domain-containing protein — MNDNQPLEPQKIPSRQDNSEKEIGSKDKWYKKIWHHPWIKKMREFWKKFHVTKLFCTIFLTFIAFFLAYLVYGAKTADVSGLRAGMIQETVIYDAESKEAGALNISKAEYVSIDNISTSMKDAVISTEDKRFYDHKGFDPIGIVRAFAGLILHRGNIVGGGSTLTQQLAKNAFLTLDQTFLRKAKELFLSFEIEKHYTKDQILEMYLNNAYFGNGAYGIENAAQRYFGKSAADLSISESAILAGSLKAPSYYNPIDHYDATVKRRATVLQLMVTNGKISEQDANIASESDIVLVDSYVANSRYRYPYYFDAVINEITQNYGIKEEDLFNKGYRIYTGLNQKLQADMEETFGNTQLYPAYDDGTKAQAASIAMEPQTGNVLAVVGGRIDGAGKHTFRGFNRATQMKVQPGSTFKPLAVYTLALEEGYEPNSTLVDEKRSYGPEKYTPENWNHQNKGTVTMTEALSLSWNAPAVWLLDQLGLKKGIEKVHQFGISTVPEDEYLGIALGGLTKGVSPMEMASAYTTFANKGVRAKGRFVTKIVDATGAVIVDNTTPQTNKVTSETVADKMTSMLLTVYAPGGGGANAAPAGYTIAGKTGTTETVNGEAGARDQWMIGYTPDMVVATWMGYDDSAKYSLAVSSTHGVGPLFQLEMYGLLSTYPKNTPFGVAPAVTTEKKDSSLNVDEFIQKAEETGKQLWSKVQEWTGQFWKKIGQ, encoded by the coding sequence ATGAATGACAATCAACCTTTAGAACCGCAAAAAATTCCTTCTCGTCAGGATAATAGTGAGAAAGAAATTGGTTCAAAAGATAAATGGTATAAAAAAATATGGCATCATCCATGGATTAAAAAAATGAGAGAATTTTGGAAAAAATTTCATGTAACAAAACTATTTTGTACAATATTTTTAACTTTCATTGCTTTCTTTTTAGCCTATTTAGTATATGGGGCAAAGACTGCAGATGTGAGTGGTTTAAGGGCAGGGATGATTCAAGAAACTGTTATTTATGATGCGGAATCAAAAGAAGCAGGTGCTTTAAATATCTCGAAAGCAGAATATGTATCCATAGATAATATTTCTACTTCGATGAAAGATGCTGTTATCTCTACAGAAGATAAACGGTTTTATGATCATAAAGGCTTTGATCCGATTGGGATTGTTCGTGCGTTTGCTGGATTAATTCTTCATCGTGGAAATATTGTTGGTGGGGGTAGTACTTTAACGCAGCAATTAGCAAAAAATGCATTTTTAACATTAGATCAAACATTTTTAAGAAAAGCCAAAGAATTATTTTTAAGTTTTGAAATTGAAAAACATTATACAAAAGATCAAATTTTAGAGATGTATTTGAATAATGCATATTTTGGTAATGGTGCATATGGGATTGAAAATGCTGCTCAACGTTATTTTGGAAAAAGTGCAGCAGATTTATCCATTAGTGAATCAGCAATACTTGCAGGTTCTTTAAAGGCACCAAGTTATTATAATCCTATTGATCATTATGATGCTACTGTAAAAAGACGAGCTACGGTATTACAATTAATGGTGACGAATGGAAAGATTAGTGAGCAAGATGCGAATATTGCTTCGGAATCAGATATTGTTCTTGTAGATAGTTATGTAGCCAATTCAAGATATCGTTATCCTTATTATTTTGATGCAGTAATTAATGAAATTACTCAAAATTATGGGATTAAGGAAGAGGATTTATTTAATAAAGGGTATCGCATTTATACTGGATTAAATCAAAAATTACAAGCAGATATGGAAGAAACATTTGGGAACACACAATTATATCCGGCTTATGATGATGGTACGAAAGCTCAAGCTGCTTCTATTGCGATGGAACCTCAAACGGGAAATGTGTTAGCTGTAGTTGGGGGAAGAATTGATGGAGCAGGGAAGCATACTTTTAGAGGATTTAACCGTGCAACTCAAATGAAAGTTCAACCTGGTTCAACGTTTAAACCTTTAGCTGTCTATACTTTAGCCTTAGAGGAAGGCTATGAACCTAATTCAACCTTAGTAGATGAAAAGCGTTCATATGGGCCGGAAAAATATACTCCTGAAAACTGGAATCATCAAAATAAGGGAACTGTAACAATGACTGAAGCATTAAGTTTAAGTTGGAATGCTCCTGCTGTTTGGTTACTTGATCAATTAGGGTTGAAAAAAGGAATTGAAAAAGTTCATCAATTTGGAATTTCAACGGTTCCAGAGGACGAATATTTAGGAATTGCATTAGGAGGACTAACTAAAGGAGTTTCTCCAATGGAAATGGCATCGGCTTATACAACTTTTGCTAATAAAGGCGTTCGTGCAAAAGGTAGATTTGTCACTAAAATTGTAGATGCAACGGGTGCAGTGATTGTTGATAATACAACTCCTCAAACAAATAAAGTGACGAGTGAAACAGTTGCTGATAAAATGACAAGTATGTTATTAACCGTGTATGCGCCTGGTGGTGGTGGAGCGAATGCTGCGCCAGCAGGTTATACGATTGCAGGGAAAACAGGTACAACAGAAACGGTAAATGGAGAAGCTGGTGCGAGAGATCAGTGGATGATTGGATATACACCGGATATGGTTGTTGCGACTTGGATGGGGTATGATGATTCTGCAAAATATTCTCTTGCTGTATCAAGCACACATGGAGTGGGACCTTTATTCCAATTAGAAATGTATGGATTATTAAGTACCTATCCAAAAAACACACCATTTGGTGTCGCTCCTGCTGTCACTACTGAGAAAAAAGATTCGTCATTAAATGTAGATGAGTTCATTCAAAAAGCGGAGGAAACTGGTAAACAATTATGGTCAAAAGTCCAAGAGTGGACAGGACAATTTTGGAAAAAAATAGGGCAATAA
- a CDS encoding CAP domain-containing protein, with product MKYKKLFFGGLTALILFTVSTYSQNTTAFAEETVVSGTYVSDSKEAMINRINEIRKEAYEEGLVDRYVPIKWSTALEKIAEVRSAEASVLLAHSRPNGESNPFSIVKDNVRSYGENLAWNRSGVLEGIEYFYGEKAAYVKSKVNHQPLEVGEQIGHYWNLIRPDFTHTALVAFQQDGKGIITAQAFTNTEWLKSNGFDSNLAENYLGRNGSATVNVEMSGDTSKVSTAKGNYRSFRTAFKAETSNKVLNGWVNRHYYKNGEKVISQWIYDANYSSWFYLDENGEYLENTWKGDYYLEAGGYMASGEWVYDSNYQNWFYLHDNGKYARDYWKDSYYLGQNGELARDTWIGSYYVDATGKWNSEM from the coding sequence ATGAAATATAAAAAACTATTTTTTGGTGGTCTTACAGCTTTAATACTTTTTACAGTTAGTACGTATAGTCAGAATACAACAGCCTTTGCTGAAGAAACAGTTGTAAGTGGAACATATGTATCTGATAGTAAAGAAGCGATGATTAATCGTATTAATGAAATTCGTAAAGAAGCTTATGAGGAAGGTTTAGTAGACCGTTATGTACCCATTAAATGGTCAACAGCTTTAGAAAAAATTGCAGAAGTTCGTTCTGCAGAAGCTTCAGTATTATTAGCACATAGTCGTCCGAATGGAGAAAGTAATCCGTTTAGTATTGTAAAAGATAATGTCCGTAGTTATGGTGAAAACTTAGCTTGGAATCGTTCTGGAGTTTTAGAAGGAATTGAGTATTTCTATGGTGAAAAAGCCGCTTATGTAAAATCAAAAGTAAATCACCAACCATTAGAAGTTGGGGAACAAATAGGACATTATTGGAATTTAATTCGTCCTGATTTTACTCATACAGCTTTAGTAGCTTTCCAACAAGATGGAAAAGGAATCATTACTGCACAAGCTTTTACAAATACTGAGTGGTTAAAATCAAATGGATTCGATTCAAATCTTGCTGAAAATTATTTAGGAAGAAATGGTTCTGCTACTGTTAATGTTGAAATGAGTGGAGATACTTCAAAAGTTTCTACTGCAAAAGGAAATTATCGTAGTTTTAGAACAGCTTTTAAAGCTGAAACTTCGAATAAAGTATTAAATGGGTGGGTAAATCGTCATTATTATAAAAATGGTGAAAAAGTGATTTCTCAATGGATTTATGATGCGAATTACTCAAGTTGGTTCTATTTAGATGAAAATGGAGAATACCTTGAAAACACTTGGAAAGGTGACTACTATTTAGAAGCTGGCGGTTATATGGCTAGTGGAGAATGGGTTTATGATTCGAATTATCAAAACTGGTTCTACTTACATGATAATGGAAAATATGCTCGTGATTATTGGAAAGATTCATACTATTTAGGGCAAAATGGTGAATTAGCTCGTGATACATGGATTGGAAGTTACTATGTAGATGCAACTGGTAAATGGAATTCTGAAATGTAA
- a CDS encoding MFS transporter, producing MDIILNNANFRKLWFSSTFAGAASNIIQYALSLYVLDKTGSATAFASILSIIIFPRLLFSPIAGVWGDRVNRQKGLVYTTLMTVITLVIFGLGTYVASSLSLVAIYVLVIILELVEVFQSGPMMSVLPAIVEESQLALANTWMQVDNGIVNIMTPFVAAFIYSTFSITGSLFISGSILFFTMMGYAFMKIPERKVQQQMDNEQSVVNSFWADFKEGIQIAFEIPNLMIVVLLALFINFLMSPIFGIVITYFIRVTLQFTNEEFSMFQSFVAVVSMISPLIAYRLITESKEPVHLLLKYTVGFVVGLFVVMCGTMARDIFSMNQWMAIASILVGFIVVSILATYINIQLSTISEKIIPEQFLGRIGTTLGMLSTISVPIGQLVFGIILDYFNATVCLVVSIVGLVVFLIIANRMYHDSSKEAKNAI from the coding sequence ATGGATATCATATTAAACAATGCGAATTTTAGAAAATTATGGTTTAGCAGTACATTTGCGGGAGCAGCAAGTAATATTATTCAATATGCTTTATCACTCTATGTGTTAGATAAGACGGGTTCTGCAACTGCTTTTGCGAGTATTTTATCGATTATTATTTTTCCACGTTTACTTTTTTCTCCGATTGCAGGAGTTTGGGGCGATCGAGTGAATCGACAAAAAGGGTTGGTTTATACAACGCTGATGACTGTTATTACGTTGGTGATATTTGGACTGGGAACTTATGTAGCAAGTAGTTTATCTTTAGTGGCCATTTATGTTTTGGTCATTATTTTAGAATTAGTAGAAGTTTTTCAATCGGGTCCAATGATGAGTGTTTTGCCGGCAATTGTTGAAGAAAGTCAATTAGCTCTAGCAAATACTTGGATGCAAGTCGATAATGGAATTGTGAATATTATGACACCATTTGTAGCAGCGTTTATTTATTCAACTTTTTCTATTACAGGTTCTTTATTCATTTCAGGGAGTATTTTATTTTTTACAATGATGGGTTATGCGTTTATGAAAATTCCTGAACGTAAAGTTCAACAGCAAATGGATAATGAACAATCTGTTGTCAACAGTTTTTGGGCTGATTTCAAAGAAGGGATTCAAATAGCGTTTGAAATCCCGAATTTAATGATTGTCGTATTGCTAGCTTTATTTATTAATTTTTTAATGTCTCCTATTTTTGGAATTGTCATTACTTACTTTATAAGGGTAACATTACAATTTACCAATGAAGAATTTAGTATGTTTCAATCATTTGTAGCAGTAGTGAGTATGATTTCTCCACTTATTGCGTATCGTTTAATCACAGAGAGTAAAGAACCTGTTCATCTATTATTGAAATATACAGTTGGATTTGTTGTTGGATTATTTGTGGTCATGTGTGGGACAATGGCTCGAGATATTTTTTCAATGAATCAATGGATGGCAATAGCAAGTATACTTGTAGGATTTATCGTAGTTTCTATTTTAGCGACATACATTAATATTCAATTATCTACGATTTCTGAAAAAATCATTCCCGAACAATTTTTAGGAAGAATTGGTACTACATTGGGAATGTTATCTACGATTTCTGTTCCAATTGGACAATTAGTTTTTGGAATTATTTTAGATTATTTTAATGCAACGGTGTGTTTAGTTGTTTCTATTGTGGGATTAGTGGTATTCTTAATAATAGCGAATCGTATGTATCATGATTCTAGTAAGGAGGCGAAAAATGCAATTTAA
- a CDS encoding NusG domain II-containing protein, with protein sequence MREKFKKYQHLVKPYDIIIVIALFILSFLPNVIFAVQQMTSSTEEAKIYAVVTINGEEVQRFELKEDTPREEFIYFPSDEQYNIIEVDGTRIRDKEDNSPDQIAVKTGWISRVGQTSICLPHGLMIEIVSTQEPTEETDTIIPL encoded by the coding sequence ATGAGAGAGAAATTTAAGAAGTATCAACATTTAGTGAAGCCTTATGACATTATTATTGTAATTGCCTTATTTATTTTATCGTTTTTACCAAATGTTATTTTTGCGGTACAACAGATGACGTCTTCGACTGAGGAAGCGAAGATTTATGCTGTTGTTACGATTAATGGTGAAGAAGTGCAACGTTTTGAATTGAAAGAGGATACTCCGAGAGAGGAATTTATTTATTTCCCTAGTGATGAGCAATATAATATTATTGAAGTAGATGGGACTAGAATTAGGGATAAGGAAGATAATAGTCCTGATCAAATTGCAGTTAAGACGGGTTGGATTTCTAGAGTGGGGCAAACGAGTATTTGTTTGCCGCATGGGTTGATGATTGAGATTGTTTCGACGCAGGAACCTACCGAAGAAACGGATACTATTATTCCCCTGTAA